In a single window of the Nocardiopsis composta genome:
- a CDS encoding TetR/AcrR family transcriptional regulator — MIAAQGPEPVDAAAAEAGPPTRERLLEAAWDLLGEGGPEAVTLREVGRRAGVSRTAPYRHFQDKEDLLRAVAVRSFDLLRARVAAAGRAAGDTPGAVREVCRSYIAFALENPQQYRLMFGDWVLSQKHGDGPQAAALRTAAERLFDTAAESIDQGQREGALRPGDPTDFTLLTWSTLHGLVTFTLSAHLHADSGAGRVRGEPEEVLSRLVDEVVRGLRA; from the coding sequence ATGATCGCAGCCCAGGGGCCCGAACCGGTGGACGCGGCCGCCGCCGAGGCCGGGCCGCCGACCCGGGAGCGGCTGCTGGAGGCCGCCTGGGACCTGCTGGGCGAGGGAGGACCGGAGGCCGTCACGCTGCGCGAGGTCGGCCGCCGGGCCGGGGTCTCGCGCACCGCCCCCTACCGGCACTTCCAGGACAAGGAGGACCTGCTCCGCGCGGTCGCGGTCCGCTCCTTCGACCTGCTGCGCGCCCGGGTCGCCGCGGCCGGCCGGGCCGCCGGGGACACCCCCGGCGCGGTCCGCGAGGTCTGCCGCTCCTACATCGCGTTCGCCCTGGAGAACCCGCAGCAGTACCGCCTGATGTTCGGCGACTGGGTGCTCTCCCAGAAGCACGGGGACGGCCCGCAGGCCGCCGCGCTGCGCACCGCCGCCGAGCGGCTCTTCGACACCGCCGCCGAGTCCATCGACCAGGGCCAGCGCGAGGGCGCCCTGCGGCCCGGCGACCCCACCGACTTCACCCTGCTCACCTGGTCCACCCTGCACGGCCTGGTGACCTTCACGCTCTCCGCCCACCTGCACGCCGACAGCGGCGCGGGCCGGGTCCGCGGCGAGCCCGAGGAGGTCCTCTCCCGCCTCGTCGACGAGGTCGTCCGCGGCCTGCGGGCCTGA
- a CDS encoding SDR family oxidoreductase: MTTGETADSGKVALVTGANKGIGFETARLLGERGMTVLAGSRDADRGRKAVEELVAGGVDAHAVRLDVTDEASVEAAAAWIGGAYGRLDVLVNNAGIAPHSGFTAPTATGAQALREAYETNVFGVVAVVAAVMPLLRAAEAARIVNVSSEVGSIAAMTDPGHPLGRMPASLSYPSSKTALNMVTAMYAKELADTPIKVNAANPGYCATDLNGRSGVRTAEQGAEVSVHLATLPADGPSGVLWGHLMGRDDPDACGVLPW, encoded by the coding sequence ATGACAACGGGAGAAACAGCCGACAGCGGGAAGGTCGCCCTGGTGACCGGGGCGAACAAGGGCATCGGGTTCGAGACGGCGCGGCTGCTCGGCGAGCGCGGGATGACCGTGCTGGCCGGCTCGCGGGACGCGGATCGGGGTCGGAAGGCGGTGGAGGAGCTGGTGGCCGGCGGCGTCGACGCGCACGCCGTCCGGTTGGACGTCACCGACGAGGCCTCGGTGGAGGCGGCCGCCGCGTGGATCGGCGGGGCCTACGGCAGGCTGGACGTTCTGGTGAACAACGCGGGGATCGCCCCGCACAGCGGTTTCACCGCGCCGACCGCGACCGGGGCGCAGGCGCTGCGGGAAGCCTACGAGACCAACGTGTTCGGCGTGGTCGCCGTGGTCGCGGCGGTGATGCCGCTGCTGCGCGCGGCGGAGGCGGCGCGCATCGTCAACGTCTCCAGCGAGGTCGGGTCGATCGCCGCGATGACCGACCCGGGGCACCCGCTGGGGCGGATGCCGGCCTCGCTGTCCTACCCGTCCTCGAAGACCGCGCTGAACATGGTCACCGCGATGTACGCCAAGGAGCTCGCGGACACCCCGATCAAGGTGAACGCGGCCAACCCCGGGTACTGCGCCACCGACCTCAACGGGCGCAGCGGGGTGCGCACCGCCGAGCAGGGCGCGGAGGTGAGCGTGCACCTGGCCACCCTGCCGGCGGACGGCCCGTCCGGGGTGCTCTGGGGGCACCTGATGGGCCGGGACGACCCGGACGCCTGTGGGGTCCTTCCCTGGTGA
- a CDS encoding SDR family oxidoreductase, whose product MTTTLVTGGTGDLGTPAVAALRAAGHDVRVLSRRTGPGLTTGDLLTREGIPEALTGADVVVHCATANAESDITAAADLFAEAKRAGVGRLVLISIVGIDRIPLPFYRQRLEIERLLIGSGLPHTIQRATQFHSLIDRMCSVQKRLPVLLAPRLSFQPIDVTDVADRLTDLASGEPAGRAPDIGGPEVLRAGVLARQWQKATGSRKPIVQVSLPGKTFAGFAEGANLAAGTPFGKRTFPEYLTER is encoded by the coding sequence ATGACCACCACCCTCGTCACCGGCGGCACCGGTGACCTCGGCACCCCCGCGGTGGCCGCGCTCCGCGCCGCCGGCCACGATGTCCGCGTCCTCAGCCGCCGCACCGGCCCCGGGCTGACCACCGGCGACCTGCTCACCCGGGAGGGGATCCCGGAAGCCCTGACCGGCGCGGACGTCGTGGTGCACTGCGCCACGGCCAACGCCGAGAGCGACATCACCGCCGCCGCCGACCTGTTCGCCGAGGCGAAGCGGGCGGGCGTCGGCCGCCTGGTGCTGATCAGCATCGTCGGGATCGACCGGATCCCGCTGCCCTTCTACCGGCAGCGGCTGGAGATCGAGCGGCTGCTCATCGGCTCGGGTCTGCCGCACACCATCCAGCGCGCGACGCAGTTCCACTCGCTCATCGACCGGATGTGCTCGGTGCAGAAGCGGCTGCCGGTACTGCTTGCGCCGCGCCTCTCGTTCCAGCCGATCGACGTCACCGATGTGGCCGACCGCCTCACCGACCTGGCCTCGGGGGAACCGGCGGGCCGCGCCCCGGACATCGGCGGCCCGGAGGTGCTCAGGGCCGGGGTGCTGGCCCGGCAGTGGCAGAAGGCGACCGGCTCCCGGAAACCGATCGTGCAGGTGAGCCTCCCGGGGAAGACCTTCGCGGGCTTCGCTGAAGGCGCCAACCTGGCAGCGGGCACGCCCTTCGGGAAGCGGACCTTTCCGGAGTATCTGACGGAGCGGTGA
- a CDS encoding helix-turn-helix transcriptional regulator, giving the protein MPNRAELAAFLRSRRHRLHPADVGLPGTGPRRTPGLRRQEVAQLAGISVDYYIRLEQGRGSHPSRQVLGALARAFMLTADERDYLFRTAGELPPHLERPTSTPPEAVRHLLDAMDGVPAYVVDAKGDVVAWNRLARHFVGDLDQAPPERRNLLRWIFGHAAADPAWDDEHTVAFAAAMVADLRAAYGRYSGDPGIEALVDELLAASDRFADMWSARAVQRRRPIVKRVDHPELGPLEFECQLLDVPGTGQRLIAYCAAPGSPTREAFRRLQAEEPPGTGTAPACTAAHAATAPAAIRR; this is encoded by the coding sequence ATGCCGAACCGCGCCGAGCTGGCGGCGTTCCTGCGCAGCCGCCGCCACCGCCTGCACCCCGCCGACGTCGGCCTGCCCGGCACCGGGCCGCGCCGCACCCCCGGCCTGCGCCGGCAGGAGGTCGCCCAGCTCGCCGGGATCTCCGTCGACTACTACATCCGGCTGGAGCAGGGGCGCGGGTCCCACCCGTCCCGCCAGGTCCTGGGCGCGCTCGCCCGGGCGTTCATGCTCACTGCCGATGAGCGCGACTACCTGTTCCGCACCGCGGGGGAGCTCCCGCCGCACCTCGAAAGGCCGACCAGCACCCCGCCCGAGGCCGTCCGGCACCTGCTGGACGCGATGGACGGGGTGCCCGCCTACGTGGTCGATGCCAAGGGCGACGTCGTCGCCTGGAACCGGCTGGCCCGGCACTTCGTCGGCGACCTCGATCAGGCCCCGCCCGAGCGGCGCAATCTGCTGCGCTGGATCTTCGGCCACGCCGCCGCCGACCCCGCGTGGGACGACGAGCACACGGTCGCCTTCGCCGCGGCCATGGTCGCCGACCTGCGCGCCGCCTACGGCCGTTACTCCGGCGACCCCGGCATCGAGGCGCTGGTCGACGAACTCCTCGCCGCCTCCGACCGGTTCGCCGACATGTGGTCGGCGCGCGCGGTGCAGCGGCGCCGCCCGATCGTGAAGCGCGTCGACCACCCGGAGCTGGGGCCGCTGGAGTTCGAGTGCCAGCTGCTCGACGTCCCCGGCACCGGCCAGCGCCTCATCGCCTACTGCGCGGCGCCGGGCTCCCCGACCCGGGAGGCCTTCCGCCGGCTGCAGGCCGAGGAGCCGCCCGGGACGGGCACCGCCCCGGCCTGCACCGCCGCGCACGCCGCCACGGCCCCGGCCGCCATAAGGCGTTGA
- a CDS encoding FAD binding domain-containing protein, which translates to MSAPTDVAAAAALLERGGEARAGGTDVMARAATGAAAGPFTDLGRVAGLRGTEWDAEGAARIGATTAIARIAADPALREAYPALTATAGALATPQIRAVGTLGGNLLQRNRCWYFRNPAFSCHQDGGQGCPAREGDHRHGTVFDTSPCVAPHPSSMAAALLVYDAGVEVVRAGRPEETSRLAAADLYDPADGARDHVLGSGDLLTAVLLPPPAAGETAAYRRATARSRAEWPMVEAVARVVRDGDRVTAAAVAAGGVARAPVRLPDVEAALVGGAADPSAAAGAVAGLPGRCSPLPGTRYKATLLRDTVRDVLERALA; encoded by the coding sequence ATGAGTGCACCGACCGATGTGGCCGCCGCGGCGGCCCTGCTGGAGCGCGGCGGGGAGGCGCGCGCCGGCGGAACCGACGTGATGGCCCGCGCGGCCACCGGGGCCGCGGCCGGCCCCTTCACCGACCTGGGCCGGGTGGCGGGGCTGCGCGGCACCGAGTGGGACGCCGAGGGGGCCGCGCGGATCGGCGCGACCACCGCCATCGCCCGGATCGCCGCCGACCCCGCGCTGCGCGAGGCCTACCCGGCGCTGACCGCGACCGCCGGGGCGCTGGCCACCCCGCAGATCCGCGCGGTGGGCACGCTCGGCGGCAACCTGCTGCAGCGCAACCGCTGCTGGTACTTCCGCAACCCGGCGTTCTCCTGCCACCAGGACGGCGGCCAGGGCTGCCCCGCCCGGGAGGGCGACCACCGGCACGGCACCGTGTTCGACACCTCCCCCTGCGTGGCGCCGCACCCGTCGTCGATGGCGGCGGCGCTGCTGGTCTACGACGCCGGCGTGGAGGTGGTGCGGGCCGGGCGTCCCGAGGAGACCTCGCGGCTGGCCGCGGCCGACCTCTACGACCCGGCGGACGGCGCCCGCGACCATGTGCTGGGCTCCGGCGACCTGCTGACCGCGGTACTGCTGCCGCCGCCCGCCGCCGGGGAGACGGCGGCCTACCGGCGGGCCACCGCCCGCTCCCGCGCCGAGTGGCCGATGGTGGAGGCGGTCGCCCGGGTGGTGCGCGACGGCGACCGGGTGACCGCCGCGGCGGTCGCGGCCGGCGGTGTCGCCCGCGCCCCCGTCCGGCTGCCCGACGTGGAGGCCGCCCTGGTCGGCGGCGCCGCCGACCCCTCCGCGGCGGCGGGGGCGGTCGCCGGCCTGCCGGGACGCTGCTCGCCGCTGCCGGGCACTCGGTACAAGGCGACGCTGCTCCGCGACACGGTCCGCGACGTCCTGGAGCGCGCCCTGGCCTGA
- a CDS encoding acyl-CoA desaturase — protein sequence MTTASPIPPAPPSEKAEQPRRSGIRDGDLDPELRGRGERITVFGYVLIPLLALAAAVPFAWGWALTWTDIIIGAVFYVIGGLGITVGFHRYFTHGSFKADRPLRIALAVAGTMAFEGSVIKWVADHRRHHKYADHEGDPHSPWRFGDDWRSVAKGLYYAHMGWLYLDDRKTSLRRFAPDLLKDPDIARIDRLAGPIFMFSMFAPAAIGGLVTMSWWGALTAFFWAGLVRLALQQHVTWSVNSICHTIGEENFEVRDRSRNVWWLAVPSFGESWHNLHHADPTCARHGVLKGQIDISARVIWIFEKLGWATKVRWPDAERLNAKMVGPA from the coding sequence ATGACCACGGCCTCACCGATACCTCCCGCACCCCCGAGTGAGAAGGCGGAGCAGCCGCGCCGGAGCGGGATCCGGGACGGCGATCTCGACCCCGAGCTGCGCGGCCGGGGTGAGCGCATCACCGTCTTCGGCTACGTCCTCATCCCGCTGCTGGCCCTGGCCGCCGCGGTGCCCTTCGCCTGGGGGTGGGCGCTGACCTGGACCGACATCATCATCGGCGCGGTGTTCTACGTGATCGGCGGGCTGGGAATCACCGTCGGCTTCCACCGCTACTTCACGCACGGCTCGTTCAAGGCCGACCGGCCGCTGCGCATCGCCCTGGCCGTCGCCGGGACGATGGCCTTCGAGGGCAGCGTGATCAAGTGGGTGGCCGACCACCGCCGGCACCACAAGTACGCCGACCACGAGGGCGACCCGCACTCGCCGTGGCGCTTCGGCGACGACTGGCGCTCGGTCGCCAAGGGGCTCTACTACGCGCACATGGGCTGGCTCTACCTGGACGACCGCAAGACCTCGCTCCGGCGGTTCGCTCCCGACCTGCTCAAGGACCCCGACATCGCGCGCATCGACCGGTTGGCGGGGCCGATCTTCATGTTCTCCATGTTCGCCCCGGCCGCGATCGGCGGCCTGGTGACGATGTCCTGGTGGGGCGCGCTGACCGCGTTCTTCTGGGCCGGGCTGGTCCGCCTGGCGCTGCAGCAGCACGTGACCTGGTCGGTGAACTCCATCTGCCACACCATCGGCGAGGAGAACTTCGAGGTCCGCGACCGGTCCCGGAACGTGTGGTGGCTGGCCGTCCCCTCCTTCGGGGAGTCCTGGCACAACCTGCACCACGCCGACCCCACCTGCGCCCGGCACGGGGTGCTCAAGGGCCAGATCGACATCTCCGCCCGGGTGATCTGGATCTTCGAGAAGCTCGGCTGGGCCACCAAGGTCCGCTGGCCCGACGCGGAGCGGCTGAACGCCAAGATGGTCGGCCCCGCCTGA
- a CDS encoding DUF2330 domain-containing protein yields the protein MGHGRWAARAGAVAAAAALAGGLGLPAATGSWACACGALLSEADVADEAAVVRVGDGEQSVLMRLGLSGTAPEAALVLPTPAPAEVSLGDDDVFRDLDRIAAPEEVRADDWWPDDLFAPWGADGVGGAPGGVDVLERSRLGPLDVAVLGAADEGALTGWLDEEGFELAPEVERRLAPYVEEGWYYVAVRLDPDEGEELQGGLQPLRVDFETGEPVYPMRLTGAAERPQSVRLYLLGEHRMERTDGAAADVPARVDFAGPVDPADLASQGAADLVGDGAYLTVLQHDIEDPSLVADDFRFAPAASDAPHREVVTVPRPVYIMGIAGGPLLVLAALLAAGAASAAALLLRRRRRRAADRVNRAGSVPRRARNRMRGR from the coding sequence ATGGGGCACGGACGGTGGGCGGCGCGCGCGGGGGCGGTCGCGGCGGCCGCGGCACTGGCGGGCGGGCTCGGCCTGCCCGCCGCCACCGGATCGTGGGCCTGCGCCTGCGGCGCCCTGCTCTCCGAGGCCGACGTCGCCGACGAGGCGGCGGTGGTGCGCGTCGGCGACGGCGAGCAGAGCGTGCTGATGCGGCTGGGCCTGAGCGGCACCGCGCCCGAGGCGGCCCTGGTGCTGCCCACCCCCGCCCCCGCGGAGGTCTCCCTCGGCGATGACGACGTCTTCCGCGACCTGGACCGGATCGCCGCCCCGGAGGAGGTCCGCGCCGACGACTGGTGGCCCGACGACCTGTTCGCGCCCTGGGGGGCGGACGGGGTCGGCGGCGCCCCCGGCGGCGTGGACGTGCTGGAGCGCTCTCGGCTGGGCCCGCTGGACGTCGCGGTGCTCGGCGCCGCCGACGAGGGCGCGCTGACCGGCTGGCTCGACGAGGAGGGCTTCGAGCTGGCGCCCGAGGTCGAGCGGCGGCTGGCCCCCTACGTCGAGGAGGGCTGGTACTACGTCGCGGTCCGCCTCGACCCGGACGAGGGGGAGGAGCTCCAGGGCGGCCTGCAGCCGCTGCGCGTCGACTTCGAGACCGGTGAACCGGTCTACCCGATGCGGCTGACCGGCGCCGCAGAGCGGCCCCAGTCGGTCCGCCTCTACCTGCTCGGCGAACACCGGATGGAGCGCACCGACGGCGCGGCGGCGGACGTCCCGGCCCGGGTCGACTTCGCCGGCCCGGTCGACCCCGCCGACCTGGCCTCCCAGGGCGCCGCCGACCTGGTCGGCGACGGAGCCTACCTCACCGTGCTCCAGCACGACATCGAGGACCCGTCCCTGGTCGCCGACGACTTCCGGTTCGCCCCCGCGGCCTCCGACGCCCCCCACCGGGAGGTGGTCACCGTGCCGCGCCCCGTTTACATCATGGGCATCGCCGGCGGGCCGCTCCTGGTCCTCGCCGCCCTGCTCGCCGCGGGCGCGGCGAGCGCCGCCGCACTGCTGCTCCGCCGCCGCAGGCGCCGCGCCGCGGACCGGGTGAACAGGGCGGGGAGCGTCCCGCGCCGTGCGCGGAACCGCATGCGCGGGCGATGA
- a CDS encoding TetR/AcrR family transcriptional regulator: protein MAGRGRPRRFDRDAALATAMELFWEHGYEGTSLNMLTSAMGITPTSLYAAFGSKDELFREAVRLYNSPDRSVIPKALRRPRTRDAVEALLRENADAYIDPATPAGCMVFTAATNLGTGHEHIGRLLADCRRDTLAEIRERIERGTAEDDLPAGVDAAALASYVYAVMEGLSFRARDACPREDLHAVIDIAMLGWDAAVARAAEDG from the coding sequence ATGGCGGGCAGGGGCCGACCTCGGCGCTTCGACCGGGACGCGGCGCTGGCCACCGCCATGGAGCTGTTCTGGGAGCACGGCTACGAGGGCACCTCGCTGAACATGCTGACCTCGGCGATGGGCATCACGCCGACCAGCCTCTACGCGGCGTTCGGCTCCAAGGACGAGCTGTTCCGCGAGGCCGTGCGGCTCTACAACTCCCCGGACCGCTCGGTGATCCCGAAGGCGCTGCGCCGCCCCCGCACCCGCGACGCCGTGGAGGCCCTGCTCCGGGAGAACGCCGACGCCTACATCGACCCGGCGACCCCGGCCGGCTGCATGGTCTTCACCGCCGCCACCAACCTCGGCACCGGCCACGAGCACATCGGCCGCCTCCTTGCCGACTGCCGGCGCGACACCCTCGCCGAGATCCGGGAGCGCATCGAGCGCGGCACCGCCGAGGACGACCTCCCCGCCGGCGTCGACGCCGCCGCGCTGGCCTCCTACGTCTACGCCGTCATGGAGGGCCTGTCCTTCCGGGCCCGCGACGCCTGCCCCCGGGAGGACCTGCACGCCGTCATCGACATCGCCATGCTCGGCTGGGACGCGGCGGTCGCCCGCGCCGCGGAGGACGGCTGA
- a CDS encoding molybdopterin-dependent oxidoreductase, giving the protein MDITVNGEPAAVTPDPDASAAGLIREGLGLTGTKVACGQGVCGACTVLVDGDPAASCLLPCSALEGRSVTTVEGLGGDHPVQRAFAAHDALQCGFCTPGFVVEAAAFTDRWRAEHGDAAPGRAEIADALAGHLCRCGAYQGIYEAVAAACTGAFDEDTGAEPARAEAVEKVTGRARYATDAYPEGYWEAVVVRSPVPHARVRGVDTGALEGLGAVHTDLLGEDRTVRYTGRPVLAVAAPTRAAARAAADAVRIDYEELPAVLDTDQAGKPDAPLVYPGPESRRAAPSSNEGITAPARWQGNVRGPAGLGFRRGTAVRRINEAHARGDRRLFAAEFSTAVQVHTPLEPHACVARWEGGELHIEASTQTVDGLARAAAERWGLPVERVHVRAHHVGGGFGAKSGLGLETVAAVELARLAGAPVRLVFGRAEELTDAGNRPGTRTRVAVLADADGGLSALTVDTWGDGGVSIGSGAAAMAMLVYGRAPRRVRDYDVVTNRPPGLPFRGPGGAPLAWALEQAVDEVADRLGEDPIALRRRWDGNPKRRALYDVAAALPLWRDRPRGPQTGRFRRGVGVSASNWPYLLDPSAQVELVVEDGRVVARTATQDIGTGVRTVIARVVREELGLEADQVEVETGDSGPVPGPGSFGSRTTTSVGPAAREAARSLAAELGRRGAGGVPVSREALKSAEGLRATGRRARDRYGFLTPAVSGGVVAIGRGLAGALHVMEVEVDTLLGSVRPLRCWAGVASGRIYAERPARNQAEGGVVQGIGYALFEQRITDPATGAVLTENLEDYRLPGIGDVPDIEVHFHQEGWEHVPGGGVGLGEVTTVGVAASVANAVRAATGWRPLALPITPARLLEGIG; this is encoded by the coding sequence TTGGACATCACCGTCAACGGCGAACCCGCCGCCGTCACGCCCGACCCCGACGCCTCCGCCGCCGGGCTGATCCGCGAAGGGCTCGGCCTCACCGGCACCAAGGTCGCCTGCGGGCAGGGGGTCTGCGGGGCCTGCACCGTCCTGGTCGACGGCGATCCCGCCGCCTCCTGCCTGCTGCCCTGCTCCGCGCTGGAGGGGCGCTCGGTCACCACCGTCGAAGGGCTGGGCGGCGACCACCCGGTGCAGCGCGCCTTCGCCGCGCACGACGCCCTGCAGTGCGGCTTCTGCACGCCGGGCTTCGTGGTGGAGGCCGCCGCCTTCACCGACCGCTGGCGCGCCGAGCACGGCGACGCCGCCCCCGGCCGCGCCGAGATCGCCGACGCGCTCGCCGGCCACCTCTGCCGCTGCGGCGCCTACCAGGGGATCTACGAGGCCGTCGCGGCCGCCTGCACCGGCGCCTTCGACGAGGACACCGGCGCCGAACCGGCCCGGGCCGAGGCGGTGGAGAAGGTCACCGGCCGCGCCCGGTACGCCACCGACGCCTACCCCGAGGGGTACTGGGAGGCGGTCGTGGTGCGCTCCCCGGTCCCGCACGCCCGGGTCCGCGGTGTGGACACCGGTGCGCTGGAGGGGCTGGGAGCGGTCCACACCGACCTGCTCGGCGAGGACCGCACGGTGCGCTACACCGGCCGGCCGGTGCTGGCGGTGGCCGCCCCGACCCGGGCCGCGGCCCGCGCCGCGGCCGACGCGGTGCGGATCGACTACGAGGAGCTCCCGGCGGTCCTCGACACCGATCAGGCCGGCAAGCCCGACGCCCCCCTGGTCTATCCCGGCCCCGAGTCGCGCCGCGCCGCGCCGTCCAGCAACGAGGGCATCACCGCCCCCGCCCGCTGGCAGGGCAACGTCCGCGGCCCCGCCGGGCTGGGCTTCCGGCGCGGCACCGCGGTGCGGCGGATCAACGAGGCGCACGCCCGCGGCGACCGGCGGCTGTTCGCCGCGGAGTTCAGCACCGCGGTGCAGGTGCACACCCCGCTCGAACCGCACGCCTGCGTCGCCCGCTGGGAGGGCGGCGAGCTGCACATCGAGGCCTCCACCCAGACCGTCGACGGGCTGGCCCGGGCCGCCGCGGAGCGCTGGGGCCTGCCGGTGGAGCGGGTGCACGTGCGCGCCCACCACGTCGGCGGCGGGTTCGGCGCCAAGTCGGGGCTGGGCCTGGAGACGGTCGCCGCCGTCGAGCTGGCCCGGCTGGCCGGGGCTCCGGTGCGGCTGGTGTTCGGCCGCGCCGAGGAGCTCACCGACGCCGGGAACCGGCCGGGCACCCGGACCCGGGTGGCCGTGCTCGCCGACGCCGACGGCGGGCTGTCCGCGCTGACCGTGGACACCTGGGGGGACGGCGGCGTCTCCATCGGCTCCGGCGCCGCGGCGATGGCCATGCTGGTCTACGGCCGCGCGCCGCGCCGGGTGCGCGACTACGACGTGGTCACCAACCGGCCGCCGGGCCTGCCGTTCCGCGGCCCCGGCGGCGCCCCGCTGGCCTGGGCGCTGGAGCAGGCGGTGGACGAGGTCGCCGACCGGCTGGGCGAGGACCCGATCGCGCTGCGCCGCCGCTGGGACGGCAACCCCAAGCGGCGCGCGCTCTACGACGTCGCCGCGGCCCTGCCGCTCTGGCGGGACCGGCCGCGCGGCCCGCAGACCGGGCGGTTCCGCCGCGGGGTGGGGGTCTCCGCGTCCAACTGGCCCTACCTGCTGGACCCCAGCGCGCAGGTGGAGCTGGTGGTGGAGGACGGCCGGGTGGTGGCGCGCACCGCCACCCAGGACATCGGCACCGGGGTGCGCACCGTCATCGCCCGGGTGGTCCGCGAGGAGCTGGGGCTGGAGGCCGACCAGGTCGAGGTGGAGACCGGCGACAGCGGGCCGGTCCCGGGGCCCGGCTCGTTCGGCAGCCGCACCACCACCTCGGTCGGCCCCGCCGCCCGCGAGGCGGCCCGCTCGCTCGCCGCCGAGCTGGGCAGGCGCGGCGCCGGCGGCGTCCCGGTCTCCCGGGAGGCGCTGAAGTCCGCCGAGGGGCTGCGCGCCACCGGGCGCCGGGCCCGCGACCGGTACGGCTTCCTCACCCCGGCGGTGAGCGGCGGGGTGGTCGCGATCGGCCGCGGCCTGGCCGGGGCGCTGCACGTGATGGAGGTGGAGGTGGACACCCTCCTCGGGTCGGTGCGGCCGCTGCGCTGCTGGGCCGGGGTGGCCTCCGGGCGGATCTACGCCGAGCGGCCGGCCCGCAACCAGGCCGAGGGCGGCGTGGTGCAGGGCATCGGCTACGCGCTGTTCGAGCAGCGCATCACCGACCCGGCCACCGGCGCGGTGCTCACCGAGAACCTGGAGGACTACCGGCTCCCCGGGATCGGCGACGTCCCCGACATCGAGGTCCACTTCCACCAGGAGGGCTGGGAGCACGTGCCCGGCGGCGGCGTCGGCCTGGGCGAGGTGACCACCGTGGGGGTGGCGGCCTCGGTGGCCAACGCGGTCCGCGCCGCCACCGGCTGGCGCCCGCTGGCCCTGCCGATCACCCCGGCCCGGCTGCTGGAGGGGATCGGATGA
- a CDS encoding alpha/beta fold hydrolase gives METTIDLDGVRTWYAEEGTGEPLVLMHGGLSDARYFGLALGALAERFRVLTPERRGHGHTPDVEGPYTVDALVGDAAAFLEKVAGGPAHLVAYSQGANLAMHLAARRPDLVSRLVLVSGAAEAEGFLPGMHPSADSEPPAVIADMYAEVSPDGREHFPVVVEKMVGLFEEPTPVTAAHLASIRARTLVMAGDDDIIRPEHTRFLYESIPGAELAVVPGTSHVLFLEKPDLCARLVLDFLTEDPVPTMMPIHRAGA, from the coding sequence ATGGAGACCACGATCGACCTGGACGGGGTCCGCACCTGGTACGCCGAGGAGGGGACCGGCGAACCGCTGGTGCTCATGCACGGCGGACTCAGCGACGCCCGCTACTTCGGCCTGGCGCTGGGCGCCCTGGCCGAGCGCTTCCGGGTCCTCACCCCAGAGCGCCGCGGGCACGGCCACACCCCCGACGTCGAGGGGCCCTACACCGTCGACGCGCTGGTCGGGGACGCCGCCGCCTTCCTGGAGAAGGTCGCCGGCGGCCCGGCGCACCTGGTCGCCTACAGCCAGGGCGCCAACCTGGCCATGCACCTGGCCGCCCGCCGCCCGGACCTGGTCTCCCGCCTGGTCCTGGTCAGCGGCGCCGCCGAAGCCGAGGGCTTCCTCCCCGGCATGCACCCCAGCGCGGACAGCGAACCGCCGGCGGTGATCGCCGACATGTACGCCGAAGTCTCCCCGGACGGCCGGGAGCACTTCCCGGTCGTGGTGGAGAAGATGGTCGGCCTCTTCGAGGAGCCCACCCCGGTGACCGCCGCCCACCTGGCCTCGATCCGGGCCCGGACCCTGGTGATGGCCGGCGACGACGACATCATCCGCCCCGAGCACACCCGGTTCCTCTACGAGTCGATCCCCGGTGCCGAACTCGCGGTCGTGCCCGGCACCTCGCACGTCCTGTTCCTGGAGAAGCCGGACCTCTGCGCCCGCCTGGTACTGGACTTCCTCACCGAAGACCCGGTCCCCACCATGATGCCGATCCACCGCGCCGGAGCCTGA